A section of the Candidatus Hydrogenedentota bacterium genome encodes:
- a CDS encoding trypsin-like peptidase domain-containing protein: MPRIRTRKGPAIMYREMFFCSLVALVATAAVPAQDDVELSRRNAIVQAIEEASPAVVSINVVETREEVPPMFRDFWEFFDLPSPRHRVENRRVDSVGSGFIIDAEGHILTNYHVLEGASGIASVTLSDGRDLKAQIVGVDPRTDLALLKAEGANLPFAALGESEDLYIGEWVIAIGNPFGPLISDPQPTVSVGVVSAKNRRLSPSIGEGERLYQDMIQTDAAINPGNSGGPLVNAKGRVIGINTMIFSQSGGSVGLGFAIPIDRARRVVAELQRYGRRRDPWAGFKVEDVVDLHPDFARQQGITIDHGCLVVNILRDCPAYKAGLRPGDVIIGIAGHEVVRSSDIDFAIWDHFVGDAISLEIDRQGERKTLTFIVEELDQ, from the coding sequence ATGCCACGCATAAGAACCAGGAAAGGGCCGGCGATCATGTACCGCGAAATGTTCTTTTGCAGTCTGGTGGCATTGGTTGCGACGGCCGCGGTCCCGGCACAAGACGATGTCGAGCTTTCGCGGCGCAATGCCATTGTGCAGGCCATCGAGGAAGCTTCCCCGGCGGTGGTGTCCATCAACGTCGTGGAGACGCGCGAGGAAGTCCCCCCGATGTTCCGCGATTTCTGGGAGTTCTTCGATCTGCCCTCGCCCCGCCACCGTGTCGAGAACCGGCGTGTCGATTCCGTGGGAAGCGGGTTCATAATCGATGCCGAAGGGCATATTCTCACCAACTACCACGTTCTCGAGGGGGCCAGCGGCATCGCCTCCGTGACGTTGTCGGACGGCCGCGACCTCAAGGCTCAAATCGTGGGCGTCGACCCTCGCACCGACCTGGCGCTTCTCAAGGCCGAGGGCGCGAACCTGCCGTTTGCGGCCTTGGGCGAATCCGAAGACCTCTATATCGGCGAGTGGGTCATCGCCATCGGGAACCCCTTCGGACCGCTGATCAGCGATCCCCAACCAACGGTCAGCGTGGGAGTGGTTTCGGCGAAAAACCGCCGTCTGAGCCCCAGCATCGGCGAGGGCGAGCGCCTGTATCAAGACATGATCCAGACCGACGCCGCCATAAACCCGGGCAACAGCGGCGGCCCGCTGGTGAACGCCAAGGGCCGGGTTATCGGCATAAACACCATGATCTTCAGCCAGAGCGGCGGAAGCGTCGGGTTGGGGTTTGCCATTCCCATCGACCGTGCCCGGCGCGTGGTGGCCGAACTCCAACGTTATGGCCGGCGGCGCGACCCCTGGGCGGGGTTCAAGGTCGAGGACGTGGTGGACCTGCATCCCGATTTCGCGCGCCAACAGGGAATCACCATCGACCACGGCTGCCTCGTGGTGAACATCCTGCGCGACTGCCCCGCGTACAAGGCCGGATTGCGCCCGGGCGACGTAATCATCGGCATTGCCGGACACGAAGTGGTCCGCTCGAGCGACATCGATTTCGCCATCTGGGACCATTTCGTGGGGGATGCCATCTCGCTCGAGATCGATCGCCAGGGCGAACGCAAGACGCTGACATTTATCGTGGAAGAACT